A window of Zingiber officinale cultivar Zhangliang chromosome 5A, Zo_v1.1, whole genome shotgun sequence contains these coding sequences:
- the LOC121980694 gene encoding pentatricopeptide repeat-containing protein CRP1 homolog, chloroplastic-like has translation MRSLLFSRLRPNARLLLSRIAFVSFTQSTHSPLLPLTPTRSLHGQSFAAGSSQTVESDPSRIIQIATPQAEDEEDSALNEFLSRFVWAIRPTINDAYPDLPKETVNSMLLVICQKVAALMDSTAAVEGSPVELSEDLWKTVVEVSNSVQQAMQRDRMREDLKKYIHSEEVKEMCRFAADIGIRGPMLRELRFKWARDKLEEVKFYQSLDKMREQAQEQEEREKRALLTSGSDEQHTSLAKENDAESKVTSLPQRKGKIKFKIYGLDLSHPKWAEVAEKAAEIDEGYVPGEPREPLQPVDGKCKKVEDSILSLNVKRDDPAPLLEEWKELLRPRRDDWLALLDRIKEKNAVLYMKVAELLLNEESFEANVRDYSKLIDAYAKEDRVEDAERLLKLMAERDIKPDVIISLILLHMYSKQGNLDAAKEAFESMKSEGFKPDSKTYSSMISVYLKANLPRTAEKLVRQMETMNVKPTKEMYMELLKAFAERGETDGAQRMTTTMQLSGIQPTLESFTLLVEAYRQANDPDNARSHFDHMMNSGYKPDDQCTASMIAAYAKQNLLDKALDLLLTLEKDGFQLGIKTYTVLVDWFGKLQLVQEAEATLQKITEKGDAPFEVHVSLCDMYSRAKIESKALRHLKVLVARKELLQADQYDRIISALIAGRLLEDAKSMHAQMQSKGYKLSEATATALRAAQSMPPYKTPPARGGKP, from the exons ATGCGATCCCTCCTCTTCTCCCGCCTCCGTCCTAACGCGCGGCTCCTCCTCTCTCGGATCGCTTTCGTTTCCTTTACACAATCAACccattctcctcttcttcctctgacCCCGACTCGTTCCCTCCATGGCCAGTCTTTCGCCGCCGGAAGCTCCCAAACGGTCGAATCTGATCCATCTCGCATCATCCAGATAGCCACCCCCCAGGCAGAGGACGAGGAAGACAGTGCCTTGAACGAGTTCCTTTCCCGCTTTGTTTGGGCCATCCGCCCTACGATCAACGACGCCTACCCGGACCTCCCCAAGGAGACTGTCAACTCCATGCTACTTGTTATCTGCCAGAAAGTTGCTGCCTTGATGGATTCTACTGCAGCCGTTGAGGGCTCCCCCGTCGAGCTCAGCGAGGACCTCTGGAAGACCGTCGTGGAGGTGAGCAACTCGGTGCAACAGGCCATGCAGAGGGACCGGATGAGGGAGGACCTCAAAAAATATATCCACTCCGAGGAGGTCAAGGAGATGTGCCGGTTTGCAGCGGACATTGGCATCCGCGGGCCAATGCTCCGCGAGCTCCGTTTCAAGTGGGCGAGGGATAAGCTGGAGGAGGTCAAGTTCTACCAGAGCCTGGATAAGATGCGGGAGCAAGCTCAAGAGCAAGAAGAGCGAGAGAAAAGAGCACTTTTGACATCTGGGAGTGATGAACAGCATACCTCTCTTGCAAAGGAAAATGATGCAGAGTCAAAGGTGACCTCTTTGCCACAGAGGAAAGGCAAGATCAAATTCAAGATATATGGATTGGATTTGTCGCATCCAAAGTGGGCTGAAGTGGCTGAGAAGGCGGCAGAGATTGATGAGGGCTATGTGCCAGGTGAGCCACGAGAGCCATTACAGCCCGTAGATGGGAAGTGTAAGAAGGTTGAGGACAGTATCCTTTCATTGAATGTGAAGCGGGATGATCCAGCACCATTGTTAGAAGAATGGAAGGAGCTCCTACGCCCAAGGAGGGATGATTGGCTTGCGTTGCTTGATCGAATCAAGGAGAAAAATGCTGTTTTGTACATGAAG GTCGCTGAGCTTCTGTTGAACGAGGAATCTTTTGAGGCTAACGTTCGTGATTACTCTAAGCTTATCGATGCTTATGCTAAGGAAGATCGCGTTGAAGATGCTGAGAGACTTCTGAAGTTGATGGCTGAAAGGGACATCAAGCCGGATGTTATTATTTCCCTCATTTTACTTCACATGTATAGCAAGCAAGGAAACCTCGATGCCGCAAAGGAGGCCTTCGAGAGCATGAAGAGTGAAGGTTTCAAGCCGGACTCGAAGACATACAGTTCGATGATCTCGGTTTATTTGAAGGCTAATCTTCCAAGGACAGCGGAGAAACTAGTGAGACAAATGGAGACTATGAATGTTAAACCAACAAAGGAGATGTACATGGAGCTTTTGAAAGCATTTGCGGAGCGCGGTGAGACCGACGGTGCGCAAagaatgacgaccaccatgcagTTATCTGGTATTCAGCCGACCTTGGAGTCCTTTACCTTGCTCGTGGAGGCATATAGGCAAGCAAATGACCCAGACAACGCCCGCAGCCACTTCGATCACATGATGAACTCCGGCTACAAGCCAGATGACCAATGCACTGCCAGCATGATAGCCGCCTATGCCAAGCAGAACCTCTTGGACAAGGCCCTGGATCTGCTGCTAACCCTTGAGAAGGATGGATTTCAGCTAGGAATCAAAACATACACTGTCTTGGTGGATTGGTTTGGCAAGCTACAACTGGTCCAAGAGGCAGAAGCAACATTACAGAAGATAACCGAGAAGGGTGATGCTCCATTCGAGGTTCATGTTAGTCTCTGCGACAtgtactccagagcaaagatcgAATCAAAGGCTCTCAGACATCTCAAGGTATTGGTGGCAAGGAAGGAATTGCTGCAAGCTGATCAGTACGATCGGATCATAAGTGCTCTTATTGCAGGAAGACTGTTGGAAGACGCAAAGAGTATGCATGCCCAGATGCAATCAAAGGGATATAAGCTGTCGGAAGCCACCGCAACTGCACTCAGAGCAGCTCAGTCTATGCCGCCATATAAAACACCGCCAGCAAGAGGGGGAAAACCATAA
- the LOC121980695 gene encoding probable pinoresinol-lariciresinol reductase 3 isoform X1, which produces MRRPLCDLLSFSVADRSWRWPARPSEHGDGIGPGGCGREDSTSDHQQQSVGNWGNREARTASGEGEPRRGSPHLRPRARDRLSPRRTISPPPILRQQRRHCSQVPSSEVLQQRLLIQVIKEARCIKRFIPCEFGADPDKVHILGMDYDFYEKKAEIRRCIEKENLPHTYICCNFFQRYLLPSLVQPGLKAPPRDKVHIFGEGNIKAVFVDEKDVATFTICAIDDTRTLNKVVYLRPQGNVYSLNELVEIWEVKIGKKLEKIYITEEQLLRSIHEIPYPSNMEMIFIYSAFVKGDHTYFGINSSGLDGSKLYPHVRCKTVDEYLSTLLDKTD; this is translated from the exons ATGCGGCGGCCGCTCTGCGATCTCCTCTCTTTCTCCGTCGCCGATCGCAGCTGGAGGTGGCCTGCTCGTCCCAGCGAGCATGGCGATGGTATCGGCCCGGGAGGATGTGGAAGAGAAGACTCGACCTCAGATCACCAACAGCAAAGTGTTGGTAATTGGGGCAACCGGGAGGCTAGGACAGCATCTGGTGAAGGCGAGCCTCGCCGCGGGTCACCCCACCTTCGTCCTCGTGCGAGAGATCGCCTCTCCCCGCGCCGAACGATCTCTCCTCCTCCGATCCTTCGCCAACAGCGGCGTCACTGCTCTCAAG TGCCATCAAGTGAAGTTCTTCAACAAAGGCTTCTAATTCAGGTTATAAAAGAAGCAAGATGCATCAAG AGGTTTATCCCTTGTGAATTTGGTGCTGACCCTGACAAGGTTCATATTCTCGGGATGGATTATGATTTTTACGAGAAGAAAGCTGAAATTCGACGTTGCATAGAGAAAGAAAATCTTCCTCACACCTATATTTGTTGTAACTTCTTCCAGAGGTATTTGCTTCCATCGCTTGTACAGCCAGGTCTAAAGGCTCCTCCAAGAGACAAAGTACACATTTTTGGAGAAGGAAACATTAAAG CTGTTTTTGTTGATGAGAAAGATGTTGCTACATTCACAATTTGTGCGATAGATGACACAAGGACTTTAAATAAGGTAGTATATCTACGACCGCAAGGCAATGTCTATTCACTGAACGAGCTGGTCGAGATTTGGGAGGTTAAAATTGGAAAGAAGCtcgaaaaaatttatataactgaGGAGCAACTTCTTAGAAGTATTCATG AGATCCCGTACCCGAGCAACATGGAAATGATCTTCATATATTCCGCTTTTGTCAAAGGCGATCATACTTACTTCGGCATCAACTCATCTGGCTTGGATGGGAGCAAGCTATATCCACACGTGAGATGCAAAACCGTCGACGAATATCTGAGTACCCTCTTGGATAAAACAGATTAA
- the LOC121980695 gene encoding probable pinoresinol-lariciresinol reductase 3 isoform X2, producing the protein MAMVSAREDVEEKTRPQITNSKVLVIGATGRLGQHLVKASLAAGHPTFVLVREIASPRAERSLLLRSFANSGVTALKGSLQDYTSLIEAVKQVNVIICAVPSSEVLQQRLLIQVIKEARCIKRFIPCEFGADPDKVHILGMDYDFYEKKAEIRRCIEKENLPHTYICCNFFQRYLLPSLVQPGLKAPPRDKVHIFGEGNIKAVFVDEKDVATFTICAIDDTRTLNKVVYLRPQGNVYSLNELVEIWEVKIGKKLEKIYITEEQLLRSIHEIPYPSNMEMIFIYSAFVKGDHTYFGINSSGLDGSKLYPHVRCKTVDEYLSTLLDKTD; encoded by the exons ATGGCGATGGTATCGGCCCGGGAGGATGTGGAAGAGAAGACTCGACCTCAGATCACCAACAGCAAAGTGTTGGTAATTGGGGCAACCGGGAGGCTAGGACAGCATCTGGTGAAGGCGAGCCTCGCCGCGGGTCACCCCACCTTCGTCCTCGTGCGAGAGATCGCCTCTCCCCGCGCCGAACGATCTCTCCTCCTCCGATCCTTCGCCAACAGCGGCGTCACTGCTCTCAAG GGTTCTTTACAAGACTACACAAGTCTTATTGAAGCTGTCAAGCAAGTCAATGTGATTATATGTGCAGTGCCATCAAGTGAAGTTCTTCAACAAAGGCTTCTAATTCAGGTTATAAAAGAAGCAAGATGCATCAAG AGGTTTATCCCTTGTGAATTTGGTGCTGACCCTGACAAGGTTCATATTCTCGGGATGGATTATGATTTTTACGAGAAGAAAGCTGAAATTCGACGTTGCATAGAGAAAGAAAATCTTCCTCACACCTATATTTGTTGTAACTTCTTCCAGAGGTATTTGCTTCCATCGCTTGTACAGCCAGGTCTAAAGGCTCCTCCAAGAGACAAAGTACACATTTTTGGAGAAGGAAACATTAAAG CTGTTTTTGTTGATGAGAAAGATGTTGCTACATTCACAATTTGTGCGATAGATGACACAAGGACTTTAAATAAGGTAGTATATCTACGACCGCAAGGCAATGTCTATTCACTGAACGAGCTGGTCGAGATTTGGGAGGTTAAAATTGGAAAGAAGCtcgaaaaaatttatataactgaGGAGCAACTTCTTAGAAGTATTCATG AGATCCCGTACCCGAGCAACATGGAAATGATCTTCATATATTCCGCTTTTGTCAAAGGCGATCATACTTACTTCGGCATCAACTCATCTGGCTTGGATGGGAGCAAGCTATATCCACACGTGAGATGCAAAACCGTCGACGAATATCTGAGTACCCTCTTGGATAAAACAGATTAA
- the LOC121980696 gene encoding proteasome subunit alpha type-1-like isoform X2, which yields MFRNQYDTDVTTWSPAGRLFQVEYAMEAVKQGAAAVGLRSTSHVVLATVNTAASDLSSHQRKVFKIDDHIGVAIAGLTADGRVLSRYLRNECINHAFVYESPLPVSRLVVRLADKAQVCTQRSWKRPFGVGLLVAGLDETGAHLYYNCPSGSYFEYQAFAIGSRSQAAKTFLERRFESFNTYSRDELIKDAIFAIKETLQGDKLTSSICTVAIVGQDEAFHMIDQKVIQEIINSMEIKEDAPADQAPLQEDKGSEEAPMDI from the exons ATGTTCAGGAACCAGTACGATACCGATGTCACGACCTGGAGCCCCGCGGGGCGGCTGTTCCAGGTCGAGTACGCAATGGAGGCCGTCAAGCAGGGTGCGGCGGCTGTCGGCCTACGATCCACCTCCCACGTCGTCCTCGCCACCGTCAATACGGCCGCCTCCGACCTCTCCTCGCATCAGCGGAAGGTCTTCAAAATCGATGACCATATCGGCGTCGCCATCGCCGGACTCACTGCCGACGGGCGTGTCCTTTCCCGATACCTCCGCAACGAGTGCATCAACCACGCGTTCGTCTATGAATCCCCTCTCCCTGTGTCGCGACTCGTTGTCCGCCTCGCCGACAAGGCCCAG GTCTGCACACAGCGATCTTGGAAAAGGCCCTTCGGGGTTGGTCTGCTTGTTGCTGGATTAGACGAAACTGGAGCTCACCTCTACTACAACTGCCCCAGTGGAAGCTACTTTGAGTACCAGGCATTTGCAATTGGATCCCGCTCCCAAGCTGCTAAAACATTCCTGGAACGTAGGTTCGAGTCTTTCAACACCTATTCCCGCGATGAACTGATCAAAGATGCAATTTTCGCCATCAAGGAGACGCTACAGGGAGACAAGCTGACCAGTTCAATCTGTACAGTCGCAATTGTTGGACAAGACGAGGCATTTCACATGATTGATCAGAAGGTAATCCAAGAAATAATTAATTCTATGGAGATTAAAGAAGATGCTCCTGCAGATCAGGCTCCCTTGCAAGAGGACAAGGGCTCGGAAGAAGctccaatggatatatga
- the LOC121980696 gene encoding lipid phosphate phosphatase epsilon 1, chloroplastic-like isoform X1, whose protein sequence is MLLSTQSTPASRCCRRRSYPPLKPSARLHPKNPILAPLRPSKLHLRENPTAWGYRGVAMTELTRFGALGRGKGMEEDGGTGEAQAILEREAPDLARRFSWRNVEPFINKMTKWIVSGLFGLLILWKHDAESMWVAMGSVLNSMLSISLKRILNHERPVAGLRSDPGMPSSHAQSIFYIDVTVILLMFHSIGLNPYTVTVGSIALFIGSYLAWLRVSQKLHTSSQVLVGALVGTTFAIVWFELWNSFVLEAFSSHLWVQILVIMGSLAFCFGFLIYVIRYWLIDES, encoded by the exons ATGCTCCTCTCGACGCAGTCCACGCCCGCCTCAAGATGCTGCCGTCGTCGCTCCTACCCGCCTCTGAAACCCTCCGCCCGTCTCCACCCTAAAAATCCCATCTTGGCCCCTCTTCGCCCGTCAAAGCTCCATCTTCGGGAAAATCCAACGGCGTGGGGGTACCGAGGCGTCGCCATGACCGAGTTGACTCGTTTCGGGGCTTTAGGGCGAGGTAAGGGAATGGAGGAGGATGGTGGAACCGGGGAGGCGCAGGCGATTCTTGAGCGGGAGGCGCCGGATTTGGCTCGGCGGTTCTCATGGAGGAACGTCGAACCGTTCATCAATAAGATG ACTAAGTGGATAGTGTCTGGTCTCTTTGGCCTTCTCATTCTATGGAAACATGACGCGGAGAGCATGTGGGTCGCGATGGGGTCAGTCCTAAATTCAATGCTTTCAATTTCTTTGAAGAGGATATTGAACCATGAAAGACCTGTTGCTGGTCTAAGATCAGATCCCGGAATGCCATCTTCACATGCACAATCCATCTTCTACATAGACGTCACTGTTATTCTTCTAA TGTTCCACTCAATCGGATTAAACCCATATACTGTGACTGTCGGGAGTATTGCCTTATTTATCGGCTCCTATCTT GCATGGCTTCGGGTATCACAGAAGCTCCACACGTCGAGCCAAGTTCTCGTAGGCGCTCTAGTGGGAACCACGTTTGCAATTGTCTGGTTTGAGTTGTGGAATTCTTTCGTATTAGAAGCCTTTAGTTCTCACCTGTGGGTTCAGATTCTGGTGATCATGGGGTCGCTAGCTTTCTGTTTCGGTTTCCTGATCTATGTGATTCGCTATTGGCTCATAGACGAGTCATAG